cagtgatgatgtggaggtggcgGTTGGATTGGGTGGACAAGTCGCACGACACcgagttacagtccaacaggtttatgtgaaatcttATGCTCCCTGGTCAGGACTtcacctggtgtcgtgtgacacAGTGAGTGCGAGGTGGGTGTTAGCACTGAACGACACGTTAGCATTCAGTGATAGGGTTCATTTTTGTTCTTACAGTACGTACTGAATTGATAAGAAAGTAAAGGGTCAGCTAATGTCTCGCACATCCATCCGTGCAGATACCGAATGTCACTAATGAAGGATGATGTAATTTGTttcctgtatttaaaaaaaaattcctttaatCTCGTTACAATGATGGAAGCAACAAATGATTCCCTTACCTTTAAATGATCCACAATGAAGGCGGTCCCCAACACCATCACCACGATCCCCAAAATCAAACGGAAGATGTTAATGGTGTGGAACCGGCCAGCTGAAGGATAGAGATTCAATGAGGAAATATAGAGAAACTATTAGACGCAGaatgtttgtgtgtatgtctTTACATAAAGGGAGGGAGAACAACAGAGAGGGAACTGGAGACAACCAATGTGTTAGACACAGAACTGTGCGCTTGAGAGTTTACTACAATGCAGCTGAGGGGTAGTACTAAAATGCCCAGAACCTTTCTCCATGAGTTCCGCGGAgtttacactgaacattgtatacATCAGGGAACCTCAAGAATATTCTCCCCTTGGTCTTTTATTGGATCTGGTCTCTGACACTGCTAAACGGGAGCTAAAGCTAATTCTCATCCTCGCGTTAATTTCTAATGCAGTGCTCGATGGTAACAATACCCAGTCAACGGAAAAGAGGAAGCTGGCATTTACATAGCGCCGTTCAGGCCCCTTGAAAGCCAATGAGCTACTCGAAGTGTGCTCGCCGCTGTAATAAAGAAAATGTGACGACCATTTTGTATACGATTTCCCAAAAAGCAATGTGAGAGTGAGCAGATCATTTGATTCTGTCGTGTGGATTGGCAGGATAAATATTCGCTTAGGACTGATTTATTATCATTAGGGATGGAACCGCGTGTCAGACAGGGGAACTGGGTATTGATCTGCTAATCCCGAACATGGCGCGGATTGAATGCAGTTTGTGGTCATTTTAAGCTGACGGCTAAGCAATACTTTAAAATATTGGCGTCAAGTTTGATTTCGGCTGGAGTCCCGAGTGTGCGGGAATGAATCGGACCCTTGTATTTTTAATGTTGAAGATTAGTGTAGACAGAAATCCCGTCGCTGGTTCCAGTATATAACAAAGATCGTGATTAAATCAATACTGAAGACCCGTCGCCCTTACCGTGGTTTGGAACCGTGTAGCTGATATTTGCCGGGACGCCGAGTGCGACGTGAGAAACCTGGCAGGTATAGACTGAGCCCCTCTCCGGAAGACTGAGCTCGCTGGAAACTTGAAATAAACCCTCTTCGTTTAGGATTTTCCTGATGCTGATGCCAGACGTGATTTCGGAGAAATTTTTATACCACACGAGTTCAAACTGCCCCGGGAAGAAGCCAGCTGTTGTGCAGAGGAGAGCGAGGAAGGGCGAGTCGAGGCGGGTTATCTTCAGCGGGGTTGGTGGCACTGGAACACAATAACATTCAATAAATCAATATCGGAAGTTGTGTGTGGGTTGGACAGAAGACAGAACAGCCTGTCAAAAGGCACAGGCATTTCTTGAATTTTGGAgggaattcttttttttaaatcaacctattAATGCTAACAACTAAAGTTTCAATTTTGAAAGTTAGAATCGATGTACGTTCGTTAAACCTCCCCGTCCTTTGCATTCGGATAAAAAGTGGAGATAAATAGAGTGGACCATGTCAGAATGGGCAGCCGCTGATAATGTTGGACGAGACACATACTCTACACACGCAGCTCGGAGTCTGCATTGGATTAACAGTGGTCAAATCAGACAAAGTCAGAGTCCATACTAAAAAAAAGCGGTTTCATCAGACACCCTCGGTCTGTTGTCCTTTGAACAATCACTGGTTCAATCGGACACAGGCAATCCAGAGTCTATTAAATGCTTACTTCTTTTCCACGAGACATTCTCAATCCATAGTTTGTATTGAATTCTAATTGGTCCCATCTAAGTCTCAAACCCAAGTCCAAGTCCAATGAGATGCTCCGCAGAGACGGGACTTTCTCAGGGACACTATCCATGGCACTGCACACAAGGCCGTTGAGAAGAAACAGGGAAGACACAAGACTGGTTGGAAGCGAGCTCAAGTAATCTCACCGCTGTCAAGGAGGCAAAACGTGTTGCGCCACTCCACCCAGGCAACACTTTCTGCACTAAGGACACCAAGACACAAGTGTAATGTGCACCCATAATGTTGCAAagaaaggagtttcaggattttgatccagagacaCTATAATAGGAATGGTgttatatttacaagtcagggtGGTGACAGGCTTGGAAGGGAAGTTGTATATGGTCGTGTTGCCATCTATCTGCTGCTGTGGGGTTTGAAGGTGCTGTCGACGAATATTGGGTGAATTCCTTTACTGCGTCTTGGAGAAGGCACACACTGATGTGACCGGACATGTTCATATGTAAAACGAAATCCAGGATTGTCACAGAGcggtcatggagggaatggtgatGCATGTGGTGCCAACGAAATAGGCTGCATTGCCTGAATgcattgtcaagcttcttgggtgttggtGCAGCTACATTTAATTCGGCAAATGGCTCGTCTTCGATCATATTGTCGACATGTGCTTGATAAATGGTGGataggatttggggagtcaggaggtggatCACACATTGTTGGATTCCTGGCCTTCCATTTGCACTTGTAGATATTGTATTTgcatggttagtccagttcagggCCTCGGCAACCCCCAGGATGATAATGTCttgtaaaataaatgaaaaggcaTTTTTCTCGGAAATATTTCGCTGGAGTTGTAAGCAGTCTTTCAGCTATAAACGATAGCTAACTAAGTCAGCTATTAGCAATGTCATCGGCTAAATTCCAAGTAGAAGTTCAACGATTAGAGATTTTCACAAAATGCTTCCCTTGACTGTTAAAGTTATATGCGAAATGAAtttgcacttttttttcctttactgAGAATTAAAAACCCTATATCCTTCAGTTGATTATTTCTAATGAACTTGTCCTTGAAACTATTTGGTCCATCTTCTTCTCAATCATTAGTTCCCGATTGACACTCAAACAcgctcatagagatgtacatcatgggaaaagacccttcggtccaactcgtacatgccgatcagatatcataacctaatctagtcccatttatcagaagttggcccatatccattcaaacccttcctattcaattacacatccaaatgatttttaaatgctgtaattgtcccagcctccaccacttcctctggcagctcattccatacacgtaccactctctgcgtgaaaaagttgccccgtaggtcccgtgaaaatgtttccccctcaccctaaatctatgccctctagttctgtactctccCATCCCAGAgaacagaccttgtctatctatcctatccatgcgcctcatgattttataaatctcgataaggtcacccatcagcctccaacactccggggaaaacaacactattcagcctctccctgtagatcaaatgctccaaccctggcgacagcCTTGTAAAGTTTCTGAACTCCGTCAAGTATCCCGGCATCATTCtgagaggagggagaccagaactgcacacactattccaaaagtgaccttaccaatgttctgtacagccacaatataacctcccaactcttatagtcaatgcactgaccaataaaggaaaacataccaaagaacttgttcactatcctgtctacttgcgactccactttcaactaACTATGAAactccactccaagatctctttgatcGTCAACACTCCGTGCATAAGTCcaaccctgatttgcctttccaaaatgcagaacctcgcatttatgtaaattaaactccttctgtcactcctcagcccattgacccatctgatcaatatctcgTTGTTCTCTGAGTtaatcttcttcactgaccactacgccttcaattttggtgccatctgcaaacttactaacgagaccacctatgttcacatccaaatcatttatataagtgacaaaagtcagtgggcccagcaccgatccttgtggcacaccattggtcacaggcctacagtctgaaaggCAAACCTGCAcgatcaccctctgtcttctatcttcaaggtggttctgtatccaaatggctagttcttgcCGAATTCCGTGCGATCTTGCTAACCcgtctaccctgaggaaccttgtcgaacgctttactgaagtccatggagaTCCTTTGGAAAAATATGTTGGCTTCCCAGCCGCGAACGCTTTGTTCACGCAATGTGAATTGAAACAACAGGCGATCTTTGCACACACTTCTCAGGATTGCGTTTAATCATTTTCCCATCGAATCTTTGCTCCATGCTTCAAAACCACATTTTCAATTAACAATATCCTGTTGCAATCCCACTCAACATCGGGTATGGATGATGCCATTATCCACTTCAAAGGTAGAGTTCCTTTACATTTGAAGTTGGTGCGCAGACTTGAGAAAGTGCCTCCAGCACCCAGCCATGCTTCAggaacaaaaaaactgcagactcCAAATATATTTCCATTATTCTACCTTAATGTACGTAGACTGATTGCACCAAGCTAACGAGGTAAAGTGCTCAGAGAATTTTACCCTGCTTCATAAAATCAGGACTTAAGGGGAGACTCAGTCTATGAGGAATGTAAATAATTACCAAACGTTACAAGTAAAATTGGGgattaagaaaaataaatttaatctCCAAGTACTCAGTAAACATCTCATCAAAATCATACTTGGAAGCAGCGCAAGTACATTTCTCGTTATAATGTCATTTTAGAAGCAGACCAAATAACACTCTCTACTTCTCAGTTAAATGTTGAGAGCACTTAAAAGTATTCAAGTATCCAATCCGTTAGCGTGAGGAAGCACAACATTTCTGAGACACCATTTAATAATTCGTTCTCCGGTAGCATACATTTGAATGTTTTCCTAAAGCCCGTTCTTCTTTTGGAGGATAATTATTTAACTCTCGGTTTAATTACTCATACCGTGCTGTAGCTGCATCCGTTTATGATCACTTGCACCTATTTGATAATCGATTTTGAGAACCTGACATTTAcctctttaaaagaaaaacacatctTTCCACGTTGAACTCCATGACAAATCCAATGCATTGCATTTCCGATGGCTACCTAAATCAAGTGGTGCATAATTTAGGATACATTATCTGCTTTTAAATAGTCGATATAAAACAAGATTAAATACATTACACGGCCTGGCTAACTTTGATTGACCGCGGACGGCAAGTCTGATGTACACCAGCACAAGTTCGGTCTAAGTGTCcttgaactgaaaaaaaaaccaagccCGCCTTTCGACACCAAACTATTAGCAGACTCCTTGCTGCTCTTGTGATCTATTATCGAGGTATACCTGCCTAATTTAACGTTGTTCATTTCTCCTCAGTGACACTCACCGTGTACGATAAGCTTAGTCCCATTCCCATTGAAAGTCTTCCTGCCGAAGACGCTGATGCTACAGTAATAGATTCCGGAGTCCCGGAAGCTCACATTCAACAGATGGAACTCAGCAGATGCTTGCTTGAACGGTAACATTATTTTCCTTTCGTCTGCTGTTGGGTCCAAAGTTTTGGTCTGCCCGTCTTTCCGCCAAGAGACATCCACCGATAATTTGCGATCGAAAAGCGGGATGGAGCAATACATTGACACATTTGCACCTTCCACTGCAGTCAGGCACGCAGGGATTTGCGTCACAGGCAAAGGGGTTTTGCCAGTATCTACCAGAAATATACACAAACATTAGTTGGTCATGTTTCATGTCCTGAAAAAGGAAAAGAGGTAAAATAATGGGTAAGAAATTTAACGAAAGAAAATCAAATAATTAATCATGAAAACGACGCTGCCTGTTTTGAGTTCCCGGTATTTCCATTCATATTCCTATCCGCTAGGTGAGTGACAATATTTATAGACCTGTATAAATGATTCCCAGGGCTGAGAGATAGCACATCATATGGAACACAGGCATCTTGGGCAGGGAAGATCTCGAGCAGGAAGACAGCAACAGCCAGCGAAAATCGGTGGAAAAAGTGTAACCATCTGGGACTCCCTGGTGCATTCAGGCATCGACTCTGTGTCTGAGACAACCTCAATGAATTGGTTCTGTTTAAGGCGGATCGACGGAAGTAGGTGTTGCAAGATGAGGATGGCTCAGGTCTGATTGGTGACCAAgagaatttgaaatattttcGCATGACGTGAAAGGTTTCTAGTTGAGACAACACTTGTCTGAGTTCAGTGTTGTCCGACCTGTGGCAGTTGGGAGCGCGGTGGAGATCTGGCCCAGAGGTGGTGATCAAATAGAAATGCATGCCCTGATCTTACAGTTGGACCGGATGCCATGTCCTTGAATGACTTTGTTGAGGGAAAACAGGGAGAAAGGAGTGGTCAATGGTCAATGGTTTGTGTTTATGGCCCAGTAGAGCCACGTAGGTGCAGTAAAACCACCCAGTCCGGGAGAATCTGATACAATGACTAGATAAGGTGGATGAAAATGAATGGAGC
This genomic window from Chiloscyllium plagiosum isolate BGI_BamShark_2017 chromosome 17, ASM401019v2, whole genome shotgun sequence contains:
- the LOC122558644 gene encoding uncharacterized protein LOC122558644, which encodes MYCSIPLFDRKLSVDVSWRKDGQTKTLDPTADERKIMLPFKQASAEFHLLNVSFRDSGIYYCSISVFGRKTFNGNGTKLIVHVPPTPLKITRLDSPFLALLCTTAGFFPGQFELVWYKNFSEITSGISIRKILNEEGLFQVSSELSLPERGSVYTCQVSHVALGVPANISYTVPNHAGRFHTINIFRLILGIVVMVLGTAFIVDHLKVLVLVTLQPHLYNDNQITAVYTINVFTMVTI